GCTAACCGACAGCCTCAGCGCCTCCGTGGCGCTCccttccgcctccgcctccgattCCGAGGCCCCCGCTGTGTCGGATGCCTGGGGCGTCTACGACCCCGTCTCGGGCCGCATCGTCAAGCAGGGGTCCGCACCTCCTTCGTCGCCCACCACCATGGAGGAGAAGGACGAGgagaaggatgaggaggaggaggaggaggaggaggaggagggggaagagGCGGGAAAGCTCGAGGACGAGGAGAAGGCGGGCGTAAAGGAGAAGGGGAAGAAGCAGGCGAGCGCTCTCCGCGGGAATGGCCAGGTCAGGTGGtcgtcggtggcggcggcgcggaggcCCGCGGGTAAGGGCGGCAAGGAGAGGAGCTCGTACGTGTGCAGCAACTGCGGGGAGGGCGATTCACAGTGGTGGGGCAAATGCCGCCACTGCAATGCGATGGGGACCGTGGACAAGTACGTCCCAGGGCCTGACGGCGGTGGTGCCGCTGTGGAGGGGTCGCACCACATCGGCCGATCGTGGATTCCTCAGAAGGCCAAGGAGATGGTGCCGCAGAGCCTTCAGGAGGTGAACAAGGGGGTCGATCAGGCACAGTGGCGCATACCCCTGTAACATTTCTCACCCAGCTCAATATTTGTCATTATGAGAAATTTTTGAAGTCTGTATTCAGTGGCTTCTTATCTAATGCATTGGGGAAGCAATTGAATAGACAGATGAAGTTATGATGTTAAAATTTGTGATTGTTCTATTGCTTACGTGGGAGTCAGCCTCAATATATTATCTCCATGCAATTCAATTAATGGGCAACTCTTTGAGGAATTTCGTTCTTTCTTCTTTCATTATGAGCTGATGGCATATGTATTTGTCTTCTTTGTAGGTGGGGGAGTTTCGGGATGGAGATCTCTCGAGTGCTTGGTGGTGGCATTGTTCCTGGTAAAACATCACTTAAATTTTATGGCACTGGTTGAACACAATCTTTACCTTCCAGCCCTTCAGGCGGCAGGATCAGGGTTCATATTTGCAATAAACTTTTGGTTGCACTAAAGCTTTTATACTGCTGAGAGAAATAACGTTCCAGTAAATATGCTGCTGCTTAAGTGCCAATCCTTTTAGAATTTTATGCTTCTCGCCTTCTCCTATCTGAAATGGCACCAAATCAGGCTTACAATACTACATAGTGAATCTATAGCAAACTATATATGTGCTGGTAGGTAACATATAAGTTATAATTGCCTTGTGATTCCAGACTGTTTTAAATTGCTCTGAGTTAACTCACGACTTAGCTGCACCTCAATAGTGTTACAAGTTTTCTGCTCTACATGCCACACTTTttctgattgttcttcttggCTTTGGCTCCTTTGCATTTCTTCTATGTGTTATTTGGCAAACCACCAAGCATAGGATTTTTTAGATACCATAAGAAGCATTCCCTGTTGTGATTACTAGTTTTGAGAAAGATAAATGTGGAGTTTATCTGGAGCCAAGCATAGAGTAGGAATCATCCTAGCATCTGATAGTAGGCATACTTTCTTTTTTCCCTTTCTGATTGATTTTTTTTCCTGTAAATCAAGTGTCAGCAACTAGCATGTTGTCTTGTGTTGTAATTTTCACATTGTGGACTGATGTAAAAACTTTCTGTAATAATGATGCACAGCTCTCCTGCGTATAATGACAGCTGACATGTCATAAATATTTCTTTATCCCATGAATCAATCTGTTCCATCAAACTTATGCAGGATCCTTGATTTTAGTCGGTGGGGATCCAGGTGTTGGCAAAAGTTCATTGATGTTACAGGTATAGGATAATACACATTTGGCTATCAGGTGTTAGTTTGACCTGCTTATTTTCTTTGCACGTTCATTTTGTCCACCTCATACCCTTCAATATATTTCTGATTGATTTCTTCCATTTTGAGTTATGCAGTTTCCTATAACATCGTAACTTAACTTTTGGTATGTAACAGATGTTTCTCTTGCTGGAGTCTGAAAAACGTGTTTTCCCATTTTCTGTACTTGTAGCTTGCTTCGAATATATTGGAGGGTTTCAAGGCCAAGGAGTCTTCTCCTGTTGTATATGTGTCTGGTGAGGAGGTTAGTTATGACAAGCATTCCTTTATCGGACTTCACGATTTCTTAAATCCTTATGGTCTTATCCGATCTCTGTAACTTGCACGTCCTTATTATGTTGTCTTATTCTCTGAAACTTCTTGGACGGATCTATATGATCGTTCATGTTTCTTCTGTCCAATTATTTGTAGAATCTTAGAACACTCTTTGCTAACTTTGTAACTCTGCTCCAGAGTATTGAGCAAATTGGAAACAGGGCTGACCGGATGAGTATCACGTCTAGCAACTTGTACCTCTACTCTGGTACGGATATTGAGGTAGTTTTCTCAGTTGGCACTACTTGTGCATACTCCTAAATTTATTTGGATCATAGATCCATTTTTATGTAAGGTCAACATACACTAGTCTTTATTACCCTTGGGAAACTCCTTGTAGTTCCATCAAATAAAGTTATTGTCACATGATGCTCTGGAGTGCCAAAAGTATGTAGGAAACTCTGTGTTCATCTCAAATCTCGTTTTTCACATATATGGGATTTCCTCACGACAGCTAATAAGACTACTGATAGGGTAGGTATTTTGTTCTGTGCTCATGTACTCAGATTTACCATTTAGAGTTCAACATGCATCAATATTACCCTTGTCTGTAATTTTTCTATAAAACTACTAAAATGTTTTGTACCAATATTGTTCAAAATTAATATCAACAAAGCAAATTTAACAGTTTGAGAACCAaataatttgatgatttttttacaATACTGATTATCTAATAAAACAGAGCAGTCTGCATGCGATCTAAAAAGTAGATTTAACAGATGATAATAACCCTGACTAAAAGAATTATAGGATCTCTTTTTATCAGTTGTTCTTATTAAAATATTCCTCGGAAGAAACCTTAGGAGCCCCTCTGATTCTTACGTACAGTTGCTGGTCCTCTAAAATATTTGTTTCACAGGATATCTTGGACAAAATCCAACCGCTCTCTCCAAAAGCTCTTATTATCGATTCAATTCAAACAGTTTATGTCAGATCATTTGCTGGAAGTGCTGGTAATTTGTCACAGGTGCTTCTATCAGTTCACCTAACCTAATAATTTCCTGATTATACTAGCATGCCATGTCTTCCCATTATTGACTGGTTATTTATATTAGCTTTAATTACTGTTATACCCAATCAGTTTCATTCACTTTTTCCATGATAATGATAGATACTGTTATGACTGGTTGCAAATCTCTCTTACTTTTCTGGATAACAGGTTAAAGAATGCACCTCTGCCTTGTTACGATTTGCAAAGCTGACTAATATCCCTGTTTTCTTGGTAAGCTAAGCACCATGCAAGAAGTTTGCCATTATTTATGAAACATACTAGACAAATGTCTGCCTTTATTTCTACTTATTAGTTGCACCCTGTCTATTCTTCTTTACTTCTCAGATTGGACATGTTACGAAAACTGGCGATATTGCTGGTCCTCGCCTCTTAGAGCACATAGTGGATGTTGTTCTTTATATGGAGGTTGGTGAATTACTGCATCCAAATATTGTGCCACACACAAAACAAATACTTGATTCTGCCTGGGAAAATTCTAAATGATTTTCAAAGGTCAAATATGAacatttcttgagcttttcaaatGTTTTTTATGTGTTGTTTTTCTTATCATAGAAGATATAATGATCTAGCTCATACAGGTAGTACTTGTTTGTACTTTGTAAACGTGTAAGATGATAAACATGTGAAATGCTAAAATGATAAAGCTTTAAAATATGCTTCTTATTTCAAATCTTATTTGCACAATTTCATGTATTCTAGATGTTAAACCTGACaaaagcttcttgttctcatttcAGGGAGAGAGGTGCTCATCCCATCGATTGCTGCGGTCAGTGAAGAACCGTTTTGGTTCAACTGATGAGGTATGCTCCTATGTCTTAAACGAAATTTGCTCCATACACAAATATTAGTGCTGCAATACTGGATTAATCTGCAAAATGGGCACGACTCATGATTATGTTGGGCATAGATGCTATTTCCTGATTCATGTGAACTGACAAGACAAACCCTAGATGACACAATTCCGGCATTCATCTACTATAACTAATTTACTTGGTTATAATACTAATGTATTTGAACAAAGGCTAGTCCATTGGATTTCACAGATTACTAGACGTTGCTGGAGCAAAATGTAAGTCATTGACATTTTGCATTCTATTGTTTTGAATTATCACATATTCAAACTTGTTTCTGCCCTTGGGCTTGAAACAAAGTTACAAACTTATGTACCAAACAAGTTTCTAGTGGAGGGCAATGGTGCACATGGATTAATGAGGTAACGGTAACGGACAACGATAATCCTATTCATGAATACAAGTTTCATGAGAAAAGAATGCCAATAATCATTAGCTTTCCCCTTCTGATCTGACTTCTGCCTTGCCCTAGCCCTTCCCTTTCCATTTACCCCAATAATCATGGTCTTCCATCATTTGCCTTCCCTTAATGTGCTGGCATTGTCCATCTAGAGCTCTGCCCTTCTCTTGCCAGATTGGGTGTTACCTTCTTCAGTCTCTTGTTCATGGACATCATCTTCATAAAATAAGACTCATACAAGTGTAGCATTGTCAACGAGGTAGTTGTTACTGGAGTGGGATCCTCTGTTAGGAGAGCATAGTGTGTACTGCTGTGTAACTCCATAATTTTGGCTGTCTAATCAGAATCCCTGCTACAGAACCAACCAGTATCTGCTACAATTTATCTTGTGAATATCCGTGTTGTAAACCTTACATTTGAGATATATTTACCTATCCTCTTTTTAACTTTATATCCCTGTTCATTTTGTTGTTCATACGACATCAAACTGTTCTTTTTGGAAGATATTAAAGAACCCGTATTCACTTGTTCTCTTTTCTCTTACTGTTCCAGCTTGGTGTATTTGAGATGGCTGAATTTGGTCTGCAAGCTGTTCTGAATCCAAGCCAGATGTTCTTAACTGAGCATGACTCTGATTCTGAAATTCTGGCTGGGCTTGCTGTAGCTGTTATTTTAGATGGATCTAGGACCTTTGCTCTTGAAGTTCAGGTACTTCAGTCTTCATATGGTTACTGGTATCTTATTGAAGTGGCTAAATTATTTTTCTTCCAGTGTTTCACATTGTTTCTTTCTTACCATAGTACTATCATATACTTGAGCTATGAGTACCTACCTATAGTTTAAGTTTAAGGGACTTCTGTGAGGCGCAATTTCTTCCATTTGCAGGCATTATGTGTTTCTGGTTCTCATCGTTCTGGACAAGTAGTTGGCATACCGTCAAGCAGGGCTGATGTCATAATCTCTGTAAGTGTCAATACATCCCAGCCAATAAAGCACTGCACCTAGCATAAATGCCTTTTCTTTGTTATTTTTGGCATTAAAGCTGCATAAATAGCACTAGACTTGACTTTTGTATCCATCTCGTCATTTTGTCAGTCAAGTTCACATTAGTTTGATCATGCTTGCCATAACCCTTTGCCATAGCACCTTAAGCTGAGTTACCAGATTAGATGTCATCTCATTTCAACAAGTCATCTGTGCTAGAATGAGTTAAGCTTATTATAAATGTGGACAGTTCTCTGATAAGTTTATCATATGTATATTAGCCTTCTAGCAGAATTAGTTTTGCATGTTTTCTTGCTTATCTGCTGGAATAAGAGAAAAAAGGAGGTTATGGTTTACAGATGACAGGATTAAACATGTGGGATGTGTGTGTCTTTTTTGAAATTACAACCATTGACACAATCACACAAAGCACACATGGCTCTGCACGTCTATGTGCTGGTACTTGCTTTGATTTTACATCGACCAGAGATAAATTCATGAGCTCAAGGAGAAGTACACACTTTTCACTGAGACATGCTCACACCAAGTTGCACAACCAAAATTTGATCCCTGGTTAGAGTCGTACACCCGTGAGCCACAATTCAACCAATTGGCCAAGAGTTTCTTACCTAAACTTTGTGAAATGATATTTACTTTTCTTGTTTTGTAGGTTCTTATGAAGCAAGCAGGCCTAAAACTTCAGGATAGTGTAAGTTCATATATATAACTATTACTATGTCAGGCAATATATATTTCTTTACAGTGTGTTGGTGTTAATTCTGAGATACAAATATATAACTATTACTATGTCAGGCGATATATATTTCTTTACAGTTTCTTGGTGTTAATTCTGAGATACAATCAGTTGGCTGCCACTACATGTAGGCTTATTACTTGCATCAATGTGGTCTGATGACTTAATTTGCACTAACATTAGAGCAGGTGGTTTGTTGATGTCCtgacatgtttgttgcattgacACACACTCTCTTAATTTGCTAATTTTGGTTTTTTGGACAATACAGACATGCAGTAATGTTCTATTTTTCTTCTCATGTTCTTCTGGTGCTACATTTCTTGTGCACTGCAGACTATTTTTTTGAATGTTGTGAGTGGCTTCAAGTTGACTGAGACCGCAGGAGATCTGGCCATAGCAGCTTCAATTTGCAGCAGGTAGTAATGTTGTGCTATATTTTAGATAGCTGTTAACGGTACAAGATTTAGTTCTACCTTTGTATAGGTAcctaagccccccccccccccccccccccccccccccccccacacacacacacacacaagatTATTTCCTATTTCTCATGGTATATTTGTACAGTCATTTGTGATTTTTGGGTTGTAGTTAGAATAACCAAAATTCACTGATAAACTTCCTACTAAGCAGATTGGTGAAGCACAAAGTATGGTTCTATGGTTTTTTGTCATTCTTTTCTGTATAAAAGCAGGTGGGTGGGCCTTTTTGGTatatcttttccactgttctaaGAAATCCTCTTTTCTTGTTTCAGTTTCTTGGAATTTCCTATCCCAAATGATGTTGCATTTATTGGAGAGGTCGGCCTCGGTGGTGAACTTAGAGCTGTAAGTCTTCTTCTGTTTCATGTAATATATGCTTTATCTATAATCTGAGCTGACACTTGACAGGAAAAAGATTACATGTGTTAGTCAATAGGAATAGTGGAGATTAATGTTTGAATTCAGGAAAAAAAATAGAATCACCTATATTATTCTTCCAAGCCTACTTAAACTTCTTCTGTGCTGCTAAAATTTTTGGAAAAAATACTGTCTAAACAAGTAAACACTGACCACAAACTATATCCCCGATTCCCCTACACTTATTCTGGAAGCTATATCCCCAGCCAATATATTCTCACTGGTGTGTTTATCCTGGTCCCAGAAAACTTAACTATAAACAGAGTGTTGTATGGGTGTTTTCAAATGTTAAAAGTGCAAATTACGCCCTTAATAATAAATGTGCTCTCCTGGTCAGATAATTTATACGTTGTGATGATTTAGGTGGCATGCGGAATGTTTTGTGAAAAAAGAACTTTCAATATAAACATTAGAGTTATATGGTCTATGGAGTTTGTTTTAACCAGTTGTAGTAACATTTCTTTCCATTTTCCTTTTTAAAGGTGCCAAGAATGGACAAGCGGGTGATGGCTATTGCAAAGCTGGGATACAAGAAGTGTGTCGTTCCCAAGACCTCCGAGAAGTTGCTCAGACCACTTGATCTTGACATCGAGATCTTGCCCTGCAGCAACCTGAAGCAGCTTATAAACACTGTGTTTACGGAAACAAATTAGGTGCGGACCATCCGTACGCAACACAGTGCGGACACTGTGCATGACATGTGGCCCATGGGACGTGTGATTTTGCAAGCAGGGCCACACGTCAGTAGCACAATCGGTACAGAATCGCATAAGGACGGTCCGTACGCAAATTTTTCCGTGTTTACGCCCCAAGGTTGATGTAGGCGTACAAGATGCCTGGTTTAGCAAATCTGACAGTAGGCACTTAGATTAGAGTATTGCTGTAGGTCAAGGACTTGGCTAGTTGGATTGGTGTAGCATAGTGCGGTAGTGCCAGTTAGAAAGTGGATGGGGTTCAGTGCTGGGCTTCCGTTGGGTTAGTGTAGCATAGTACAGTAGTGCCAGTTAGAGAGTGGATGGTGTTCAGTGCTGGAATTTCGGTCAGAGTTTGCTATTAAGCCTAAGACGGCCTAGAATTTGGATATCTTTTGCGGGAATCAGAAACTATCACGATGTATTGTGGCACACAATCATAATTCCTTGATATCTTTGGAGCCTGTATGGAAGCGTGGTTTTGTATCAACAACCAGTGTGAAAATTTTGCATCTTGAACTAGAAAGGTTGTTTGGATGCCTTGTGAACTAATGTACTCCTGTATGACCGATTCAACTGGAATAAAAAAAACATCTATCTAGGCGCCAATAAAAATAAGACCtccctctttctctttctctatGGCCGCTTTCCAGTGCCTCTCCATCTTTAGGGCCTGTTTGAATGGAAGCCTGGACAAATTATCTAAAAGAAAATATTACCTGTGAGTTGCCTGAAAAGTTGTGTTTTTTGACTGGCTAGACAAGTTTGAAAAATATTGCTTGGTTGGAGGTCTTTGTCTGAAAATATTATTGAGAGCATATGCATAGCGTGGATGTTTATTAAAATGTCGTGAGATTTACATATACTTATATAGCTTGATTTGATATTATTTTTCTCAATCAACTaaaaaataatttaataaaaGAGTTAATTGTACTTAATAATTTAATTATACTTTGCATCCTAATATTGTATGTTTATAATAACAAAGTCCCACATATTTAATAATAGATTAACGGTGATAGATTATTTTTCCAAGTAAAAAAGATTGACTAATTTGTGTTTCATTAAAAGACTAAGCACTGTCATTCATCCAGGCCAATTGCACGCAGCGCCAGGCGCTCGATTTTTGGGCTTGTTCGGTCGGTGTTAAAGTCGGCTaaaactgatttgttgtgagagaaaaatattgtagattctagctgataagccggctgagcTGATTTGTTGCGTGGCTGCACAGAACTTGCCTGGTCTGGCAACGTCACCAGGGCCCCATCCAAACGAAGCACAGGCAAGGTGCAGGCAAAGTTGAAGCCAGGCAAAAGGGCTCCAGGGTCGTCTCATGATCTCATCCAAACGAGTCCTTACCCAGCGCCGACTCACCGTGCTGCTGCCCGAGCCCGCTGCACCGCCGCGATGCTGCACCTCCGAAACCAACTCCTCCCACTCCGTGGCGCGTCCCCGCTGCTCTCTCCCATCCACCACCACCGCGCGTGCCTTCTCTCCGCCTCCGCGGTTGCCCCCTTCTCCCTTGAGGACTACCTCGTGGCCGCCTGCGGCCTCAGCCCACCGCAAGCCCACAAGGCGTCCAAGCAAGCGTTCGAAGCAGTGCCGGTCGTAGGGCTTTAAGGGCCTCTGGCGATCAGTCATAGGCGTTAATTTTACTTGTAAAAAGAAatcaaattcaataacatattcttaatttaacatgtctgataattatcgaggaacgatgtagattaagcaatatatttgtagatgtatgataattatcgaggaacaatgtagattaaaaaagcaatatatttgttttcttttttcacccatgataaatatttcttaggtaacattctaaaattctaacacctaaattagaagaaaaatatgactatataggCTAGAAATCTGAAATACTATACAGttaattaatttagattaaaaataaaaaggaaaaaaaataccttgggcctaaacaactgattggtgatcgcaattcataagaagccaagaatcaagatgtcgtcatcgtggagccctgcctattgccgtcctcgtgcgccgtgtccgtgtctccagtagtctagctcttcgcggcggcgtGGTTCGCCAGTTCTgcgtgtgtaaggcgcacgtcgcgaactcacgatcagagtgtgctgtgtgcagcgtgactcctcgtcTCCTCTCTATCCGAGGGCCGTGGAGAAAGAAAACTAGTAAAGAAATATCGATGTTATCTTTTTAGACCGTCTCATCAGTTCTATGTGTCTCTTTTCATTAGTTTGCTAATACCTAATGGAGCTGGGAGTTTGTATACTGGAATTAGGCCCCTCCttcgcttgggcctcggcctcgtgccCTACCCGCCGGCACTGGTTCGAAGCGGCATCCAGAGATGCCGGGAAACCATTCGAGGAGCTTACCCTCCAACCCCGACGCCGTCCTCGCCCTGCTCTCCAGCGCCGGCGTCTCCCGCGCCGAcatcgccgccgtcgtcgccgcggaCCCGCTGATCCTCCGCTCCCGTGTAAACAAGATCGGGCCCCGCCTCCTCGCTCTCCATGACCGCATCGGCCTGTCCGCTCCGCAGATCTCCCGCTTCCTCTTGGTTGGCTCCCGGGCGCTCCGTTCCGGCGACGTCTGTCCCAACCTCGAGTTCTTGATTTCCACCTTCGGCTCGCTCGAGCCGGTCCTAGCCGTCATGAAGGGGAACAAGAGCATCCTAGAAATGGACCTTGATAGGGTAATGAAGCCTAACATCGCGCAGTTTCGCCAGTGCGGTCTAAGCGCTCGAGATATTGCCCAGATGTGTTTCTATTGCCCGTGGCTGATTGGGTTCCAACCAGAGCGCGTCAAGGATTTCGTGCTACGCGCAGAAGACCTTGGGGTGTCCCGCCGATCGCCCATGTTCAAGCACATGGTACCAGCAATGGCCCGTACCAACAAAGAGAAGAATGCTGCCACGCTCGAGTTTCTGAAGAGGAGTCTTGGTTGCTCTGAGAGCTAAGTTGCCTTTGCTGTGTCCAAGATGCCAAGCATTCTAGGACTATCTGATGAGTCCCATCTCCCCAAGATTCAGTTCTTGATCAAGGAGGTTGGACTGGAGCCGCAGGACATTCTGCAAAGGCCGTCCCTGCTCACATACAGTCTGGAGAAGCGGCTAGTGCCCCGATATTGTGTCATGAAGATCCTGCTGGCAAAGGGACTGATGAAAAGCAATTTTCGCACATTAGCCCAAGTTGGAGAGAAGAAATTCAGATTGAAGTTCATCGACCATCACAAGGACTCTGTTTCTGGGCTAGCACATGCTTATGCCACAGCTCGTGCTGGCCTTGTGCCCTCTGGAGTCTAATCAAATTATGATATCTAAATATATTTAGATCTATTTTATTTTCTAGGCGGGTGGTAGAACTGCAGCTCACACTCATTAGCAAGTGTCCATAGTGCACTCTTTCTCAATTCTTGGTTCCTGCAATTGAACCACTACTGATGTTTGACTTGCACTGCTCAAGTTATGTTTTGGTTATCTATGAAGGAACTGATTTGACTTATTTTGGAGCCCTATTACACATGTTTGACAGTCGCTTCTTCCTCACATATGGCTGAAGTTTCAGCGCTTAACATAGTTGTTCATTGTttgataagtttttttttttgcaacagTCATTGTTTGATAAGATGTAAAGCTTGTTTGCCTGCACAGTCATTTATTTGGAAATATGAGTACCAAGTCCCAGAAATATGTCTGTGTGGAGACTGCTGACAGTATCATGCTCTGACTCACAAAATCGCCACCCCTGTTTTTTCAGTATTTTTCAGTCCAAACTGCTATCTTCCAAAAGAGGAAGATCAAAATGTCATGGCAATACACTCCTCTCGCACATCTGCAAACAGGTCGGAGTTCATGTATCTCTCGCCACCACTCGGGAACACGGTGACAATCATCTTACCCTTGTCTTCTCTCGAAGCGACCTGAAGACACTCGAAGGATCACTGTATATCAGGCACGGAACTGAAATGCGAGAAGAAGAGTCGGTTAGCTAGGATGTGTGAACCTTCAAGCAAGCTGCCAGGTTTGCTCCGGAAGAAATGCCCACAAGCAGGCCCTCTTCCTTGGCCAGCCTCCTCACGTTCGCCATGGCCTCCTCGGTGGTCACTGGTCTCGTCGATGACTGAGGTGTCCAGGACATCAGGTAGAAATCCTGGCCCTACTCCCTGGATTTCATGCTTGCCAGGCGCGATACCTGAAGAATACCAATGCTTATCAATGCGCAGATACAATTTTAGAGATTGTGATTCTTATAGCAAATATTGTATTTTGTTAAGCCACTGCTCAAGGCTTCCAAAAGATTATTTTGAATTAACTGCTGTTTCTTACTACCTGAAATCACTGGGCTTTCTTCAGGCTCAACACAGATGATATTGACGTCTGGCTTTTGCATCTTCAGATACTTTCCGACACCAGAAACAGTGCCACCTGTGCCTGAACCGGCCACAAATAAGTCCACCTTGCCTGCTGTGTCCTTCTAGATCTCAGGTCCTGTGTTTGTAAACAGTAGGCAAGGTATTAGCTACAATAGTACCAGCAGAATTTGTTTAGTAATACAAATCCTGACCAGTAATTGTTACTGTTCTAGAGTACAAAATTCTTGTAATGTCCACGATTTTGGTGGGTTTCTATAGTATGATGGCAACAGGGTCCTGTAGAGTAACATGTTGCACGAAGGATTCAGGTTCTGAATTTCTGGTACAGCGATATTTGCACTAGCATAGTATGACGGTCGGTCAGAAAATGTCCGTACCATTACACCCCTATTAGCATGTGTTAGAAGCAAGAAACAAAATTTTCATAAATATAGTAAATGCTTAAATGATACTTtctcagaaaaaaaaaaccattCCACAGCAGCTAACTCCTGTTATTTCCATACATAAAAATGACAGCAGTTAACTACTGTTTACTGAGATATAAGCATCATTTGAACACATATTATTATATCCATACCGGTCAATCTAAAGTGGGCTTCAGAATTTGCTCTATTAGTAACTTGATTCAGAACATGTACATTAGGCAGTTGTTTTCGGAGCTGTTCAACTTTGTCAAACATGCCCGCAAAGCCAAGGGCCGGATCTGCACATACAGTACACCCACAGGAAGAAGGCCACCATAAAATTCCTTAATCAAGGAAATTTGACTGAAAAAAGCAATTAAGGTGATGCCGTAACTTTCTCAACTAATCATGGACGAAGCCAGCGGAGTCACAGACGGCCGCGACCCTACCCGCCAACGCCTCGGCAGGCGCAGACGGGTTTCCGCTCCCAACGCTGATGGGTGGCAGGAGATCCTCCCCCGACTAGAGACGCGACCTGCGGCCGCCTCGGTTGAGCCTCGCCAAGAGCAGCTCCCGCCAGCCCGGAGAATCCCCGGAGAGCTTCGCGACAGATGTTTCAATTGCCTCTCCTACTCGGACAGAGTAGCGACTTGCCGGTTGCCACGGCGTTGTCTGCGCTGCCACGACTTCGGCCACCTCGCCAGGGACTGCAAGCGGATCAGGTCTGCTGCGACGATGAAGGCGAAGGGTGGCGTTGCTCGTGGAGTTGAGCCACCGCCCCACAGCAGCCCGCCGAGTTCGGAAGGGGCCGCGGGGGGCGCCAGTAGAAACCGGCGATGACGCTGG
The nucleotide sequence above comes from Miscanthus floridulus cultivar M001 chromosome 18, ASM1932011v1, whole genome shotgun sequence. Encoded proteins:
- the LOC136519893 gene encoding uncharacterized protein, giving the protein MLHPHAAMLRSPSSLRSLLHLSRRRLLPTNPRLPSSPLSARPRFLSSSTSLTPGGAGWATYDPLTDSLSASVALPSASASDSEAPAVSDAWGVYDPVSGRIVKQGSAPPSSPTTMEEKDEEKDEEEEEEEEEEGEEAGKLEDEEKAGVKEKGKKQASALRGNGQVRWSSVAAARRPAGKGGKERSSYVCSNCGEGDSQWWGKCRHCNAMGTVDKYVPGPDGGGAAVEGSHHIGRSWIPQKAKEMVPQSLQEVNKGVDQAQWRIPLWGSFGMEISRVLGGGIVPGSLILVGGDPGVGKSSLMLQLASNILEGFKAKESSPVVYVSGEESIEQIGNRADRMSITSSNLYLYSGTDIEDILDKIQPLSPKALIIDSIQTVYVRSFAGSAGNLSQVKECTSALLRFAKLTNIPVFLIGHVTKTGDIAGPRLLEHIVDVVLYMEGERCSSHRLLRSVKNRFGSTDELGVFEMAEFGLQAVLNPSQMFLTEHDSDSEILAGLAVAVILDGSRTFALEVQALCVSGSHRSGQVVGIPSSRADVIISVLMKQAGLKLQDSTIFLNVVSGFKLTETAGDLAIAASICSSFLEFPIPNDVAFIGEVGLGGELRAVPRMDKRVMAIAKLGYKKCVVPKTSEKLLRPLDLDIEILPCSNLKQLINTVFTETN